The following proteins are encoded in a genomic region of Hirundo rustica isolate bHirRus1 chromosome 3, bHirRus1.pri.v3, whole genome shotgun sequence:
- the MAS1 gene encoding proto-oncogene Mas, which translates to MDEPNITFHPSEGTENISMHRNISTQERVWEILTPLWVIMIISFLGFCENGIVLWCLCFQIKRNPFTAYITHLSIADISLLLCTFILSIEYIAGFGFAYGFYYYVTTTLSIVFLLGYNTGLYLLTAISIERCLSIVYPIWYRCHRSQHQSAIVCAILWTLSFFMTVAEYLTCKDDSTKEQFDDGNHCQALLIFTWILTFMIFIPLMILSSLILVIRIHRNSLRPHSSKLYIIIVTTVIVFLIFAMPMRLLYLLNYHHWSSLLSQQNHVTIVLSTVNSSINPLVYFFVGSSKKKRFKESLKVVLSRALTDGLRPRSQEVGMSLDMAETIF; encoded by the coding sequence ATGGATGAGCCAAACATAACGTTTCATCCCAGCGAAGGCACAGAGAACATCTCAATGCACAGAAACATTTCTACACAGGAAAGGGTCTGGGAGATATTGACCCCACTTTGGGTAATTATGATCATCTCCTTCCTGGGTTTTTGTGAAAATGGAATTGTCCTCTGGTGCCTCTGCTTCCAGATCAAAAGAAACCCATTCACTGCGTACATCACACACTTGTCCATTGCTGATATCTCCTTACTGCTTTGTACGTTTATTCTGTCAATCGAGTACATTGCTGGTTTTGGATTCGCATATGGTTTTTACTATTATGTAACCACCACACTATCTATTGTCTTCCTTCTTGGCTATAATACTGGTCTCTATCTCCTGACAGCCATCAGTATTGAGAGGTGTCTGTCTATTGTTTACCCCATCTGGTACCGATGCCACCGGTCACAGCACCAATCGGCAATTGTGTGTGCAATTCTGTGGACTCTGTCTTTCTTCATGACAGTAGCCGAATATTTAACATGCAAAGATGATTCAACCAAGGAACAATTCGACGATGGCAACCATTGCCAAGCACTGCTCATCTTCACGTGGATCCTGACTTTCATGATCTTCATTCCTCTAATGATTCTGTCCAGCCTGATCTTAGTTATCAGGATTCACCGTAACTCCCTGAGACCCCATTCGTCAAAGCTCTACATCATCATTGTGACCACAGTCATTGTCTTCCTCATTTTTGCCATGCCTATGAGGCTGTTGTATCTTCTGAATTACCACCACTGGTCATCCTTGCTCAGCCAGCAGAACCACGTCACCATTGTTCTCTCCACCGTTAACAGTAGCATCAACCCGctggtttatttctttgtagGAAGCAGCAAGAAGAAGAGGTTCAAGGAGAGCCTCAAAGTGGTTCTTAGCAGAGCTCTCACTGACGGCTTGCGGCCAAGAAGCCAGGAAGTCGGCATGAGTTTGGATATGGCCGAAACAATTTTCTAA